From a region of the Pelorhabdus rhamnosifermentans genome:
- a CDS encoding TlyA family RNA methyltransferase, whose protein sequence is MAKERLDLFLVKNEFFPSRERARSAIMEGRVLVNGQKIDKAGTLVSLDIKVTLCGHDLEFVSRGGLKLKKALATFSIDLSNKTMIDIGASTGGFTDCALKNGAARVFAIDVGYGQLAWSLRTDDRVVNMERTNIRKVTLNDIGTAVDFISIDVAFISLDKVLPVATTLLKTEGELVALIKPQFEAGREKIGKKGVVKDAKVHQEVIQKVMDDATDAGFFSWGLTFSPVKGPEGNIEYLLYLKKIPPAESLLMDKQTIHQLVAAAHDQLTRRAEDISC, encoded by the coding sequence ATGGCGAAAGAACGGCTTGATTTATTTTTAGTCAAAAACGAATTTTTTCCTAGTCGTGAGCGGGCCCGCAGTGCAATTATGGAGGGGCGCGTACTTGTGAATGGTCAAAAAATTGATAAAGCAGGTACTCTTGTCTCGTTAGATATTAAGGTAACACTTTGTGGACATGATTTAGAATTTGTCAGTCGCGGTGGGTTAAAATTGAAAAAGGCTCTGGCAACTTTTTCGATTGACCTTTCAAATAAAACGATGATTGATATAGGGGCATCGACAGGTGGTTTTACTGATTGCGCCCTTAAAAATGGGGCGGCGCGAGTTTTTGCCATTGATGTTGGCTATGGACAGCTGGCTTGGTCACTGCGAACAGATGACCGTGTTGTGAATATGGAGCGAACGAATATCCGTAAGGTTACTCTTAACGATATTGGCACTGCTGTCGATTTTATTTCTATTGATGTGGCTTTTATTTCACTTGATAAGGTATTGCCTGTGGCGACAACCTTATTAAAAACTGAGGGAGAACTAGTAGCGCTGATTAAACCGCAATTTGAAGCTGGACGAGAAAAAATCGGTAAAAAAGGCGTTGTAAAAGATGCGAAAGTTCACCAGGAGGTTATTCAAAAAGTCATGGATGATGCAACGGATGCAGGCTTTTTTTCTTGGGGACTAACCTTCTCTCCTGTGAAAGGTCCTGAGGGGAATATTGAATATTTGTTATATCTAAAAAAAATACCGCCTGCTGAGTCTTTGCTTATGGACAAACAAACGATTCATCAGTTAGTCGCTGCAGCACATGATCAGCTGACGAGGCGAGCGGAGGATATCTCGTGTTAA
- a CDS encoding NAD(+)/NADH kinase codes for MLTVGLFPNLKKAQVDAVLHKIVSYLTERGVQAIIPCETAEIMQFSNMVCSTVPLDKIDVALSLGGDGTFMNIARNIAAKKIPVCGVNLGKLGFLTEVELSEIEDALDSLIAGKYNIEERLMLETTVERLDDSIPSTLALNDMVITKNGYSRMIRLNLFVNNVYTATYPADGLIIATPTGATAYSLSAGGPFVAPSAKVMVVTSICSHTLHSRSLVVSEEDIITITIDDTSADVVLSADGQAAVNLTPKDKIMIRKAPDSARFIRFYGKSYFDILRNKLYRGDFYNQ; via the coding sequence GTGTTAACAGTGGGGTTATTTCCAAATTTAAAAAAGGCACAAGTTGACGCAGTGTTACATAAAATAGTAAGCTATCTTACGGAACGTGGTGTACAAGCTATTATTCCCTGTGAGACAGCAGAAATTATGCAATTTTCTAATATGGTTTGCAGCACTGTTCCTTTAGATAAGATTGATGTTGCGTTATCCCTTGGCGGTGATGGCACCTTTATGAATATTGCGCGGAACATTGCCGCTAAAAAGATTCCAGTTTGTGGTGTCAATCTGGGCAAATTGGGCTTTTTAACGGAAGTGGAGCTTAGTGAGATAGAGGATGCTCTTGATAGTCTCATTGCTGGGAAATATAACATTGAAGAGCGACTCATGCTTGAGACCACAGTCGAACGGTTAGATGACTCGATACCGAGTACACTCGCGCTTAATGATATGGTTATTACGAAAAATGGTTATTCACGCATGATTAGACTGAATCTTTTTGTCAATAATGTTTATACAGCTACTTATCCGGCCGATGGTCTGATTATTGCTACTCCTACAGGTGCAACGGCCTACTCGCTTTCGGCTGGCGGACCTTTTGTTGCACCAAGTGCTAAGGTTATGGTTGTGACATCTATTTGTTCCCATACACTTCATTCACGATCACTTGTTGTATCTGAGGAGGATATTATTACGATTACGATCGATGATACAAGTGCCGATGTTGTCCTTAGCGCCGATGGGCAAGCGGCTGTGAATCTTACGCCAAAAGATAAAATTATGATTCGTAAGGCGCCTGACAGTGCGCGGTTTATCCGATTTTACGGCAAAAGCTATTTTGATATTTTGCGCAATAAATTATATCGCGGCGATTTTTATAATCAGTGA
- the argR gene encoding arginine repressor, with the protein MKGLRHTKIKNIVESHVVETQEDLADALRQEGIEVTQATVSRDIKELMLIKVPTGDGHYRYAFPAEKNTPFSQSRMERTFQDSITSIDFSENIVVLRTMPGTAQSVAYNIDYVRWPEVLGTVAGDDTIFIIVKPIEAVPKVIAKFKALIQA; encoded by the coding sequence TTGAAGGGATTGCGCCACACTAAAATTAAAAATATCGTTGAAAGTCATGTTGTGGAGACCCAAGAAGATTTAGCTGATGCGCTGCGACAAGAAGGTATTGAAGTGACGCAAGCAACAGTTTCGCGTGATATTAAAGAACTCATGCTGATTAAGGTACCTACAGGCGATGGACACTATCGCTATGCTTTTCCAGCTGAGAAAAATACGCCTTTTTCACAATCACGCATGGAACGAACCTTTCAGGATTCCATTACTTCCATTGATTTCAGTGAAAATATTGTTGTACTGAGGACAATGCCGGGGACGGCGCAATCTGTAGCTTATAATATTGATTATGTGCGTTGGCCCGAGGTACTTGGCACCGTTGCGGGTGATGATACGATTTTTATCATTGTGAAGCCTATTGAAGCGGTGCCCAAAGTGATTGCTAAATTTAAGGCACTTATTCAGGCCTAG
- the recN gene encoding DNA repair protein RecN — protein MLKSLTVTNFALIEQASIEFTAGLNVLTGETGAGKSILIDAFTIVLGARASSESIRHGTDFYRVEALFSLDENEQQIFDLLEEQGIGIEEGELIICRRLNRNGKSVIVVNNCHVTLQLLRKIGSLLVDMHGQHENQVLLNPEAYLGIVDDRSPEIACQLDEYRQCFDEWQHQKREIEKIRTAAAQREQRLDMLTWQTQEIKNAALVRGEEEELEKKISRLANSEKISQSVIAAYEFLNHHSKGNNGILAALVEVKKSLETISRYDESLADKTAVVTDVIYQLEEISTCLRDYGDALEYDPQLLNKLQQRMDVIYKLRKKYGSSIEEILDYYEQAQNELSVLENADFHLEQLTKKRVEQEQKLTAFAHSLSELRQQAACKLGTEVTSHLKDLSMPNAQFVVTCKQGSHFTAQGRDEVAFLFSANKGEVKMPLMKVASGGELSRLALAIKTVCSDHDAVSTLVFDEIDSGIGGQTGQAVAEKIAQIARYKQVLCITHLPQIAAVADRHIYIEKHAKEDRTVTTITSLDDEERVMELTRMIAGCDVTETAVENARQMIRFAKIKKEKW, from the coding sequence ATGCTAAAGTCATTAACTGTTACGAATTTTGCATTAATTGAGCAGGCGTCCATTGAATTTACTGCGGGACTTAATGTGTTGACAGGTGAGACAGGTGCAGGTAAATCCATTTTAATTGACGCATTTACAATCGTGCTAGGGGCACGTGCTTCTAGTGAATCCATTCGCCATGGAACAGACTTTTATCGTGTAGAGGCGCTATTTAGTTTGGATGAGAACGAGCAGCAAATTTTTGATTTGCTTGAAGAACAGGGCATTGGTATCGAAGAGGGTGAACTGATTATTTGTCGTCGCCTAAACCGCAATGGAAAAAGTGTAATTGTCGTGAACAATTGCCATGTAACTTTGCAACTGCTACGGAAAATTGGCAGCTTGTTAGTGGATATGCATGGTCAACATGAAAATCAGGTACTATTAAACCCTGAGGCTTATTTAGGTATTGTCGATGATCGAAGTCCGGAGATTGCCTGTCAGCTTGATGAATATCGGCAGTGTTTTGATGAATGGCAACATCAGAAAAGGGAAATCGAAAAAATTCGTACTGCGGCTGCGCAGCGTGAACAACGGCTGGATATGCTAACATGGCAAACGCAAGAAATCAAAAATGCTGCGCTAGTCAGGGGGGAAGAAGAAGAACTGGAGAAAAAGATTTCCCGTCTGGCTAATAGTGAGAAAATATCGCAGTCTGTTATAGCAGCTTATGAATTTTTAAATCACCATAGCAAGGGCAATAATGGAATTTTAGCTGCTTTAGTTGAAGTCAAAAAAAGTCTGGAAACAATATCCCGTTATGATGAATCGCTGGCTGATAAAACGGCGGTTGTGACAGATGTAATTTATCAGTTAGAAGAAATTAGCACCTGCTTGCGTGATTATGGCGACGCACTTGAGTATGATCCCCAGTTGTTAAATAAGTTGCAGCAGCGTATGGATGTGATTTATAAATTAAGAAAAAAATATGGTTCATCGATTGAAGAAATTCTTGATTATTATGAACAAGCACAAAATGAGCTGTCAGTGCTTGAAAATGCGGATTTTCACCTTGAACAGCTCACGAAGAAACGAGTAGAGCAAGAACAGAAATTGACGGCTTTCGCTCATTCCCTTAGTGAACTTCGCCAGCAAGCTGCATGTAAGCTCGGGACAGAAGTGACAAGCCATCTCAAAGACTTAAGTATGCCGAATGCACAGTTTGTTGTTACATGTAAACAAGGTTCGCATTTTACAGCGCAGGGGCGTGATGAAGTGGCCTTTTTATTTTCTGCGAACAAGGGTGAAGTGAAGATGCCCTTAATGAAAGTTGCGTCAGGCGGAGAATTATCGCGCTTGGCGTTAGCTATTAAAACGGTTTGCTCCGATCATGATGCAGTAAGTACTTTGGTATTTGATGAAATCGATAGTGGCATTGGTGGGCAAACTGGACAGGCTGTGGCGGAGAAAATTGCGCAGATTGCAAGGTACAAACAGGTGCTTTGTATTACGCATTTGCCGCAAATTGCAGCTGTAGCGGATCGGCATATTTATATTGAAAAACATGCTAAGGAAGATCGAACAGTGACAACGATCACTTCGCTGGATGATGAAGAGCGAGTGATGGAATTAACGCGCATGATTGCCGGGTGTGATGTAACGGAGACGGCTGTCGAAAATGCTCGACAAATGATTCGTTTTGCAAAGATAAAAAAAGAAAAATGGTAA
- the spoIVB gene encoding SpoIVB peptidase has product MILFLKNRRRAITGVILILFICIFCCSPQFQSVYKMPPNMRVLEGEQTSIDVDFPLAVAVNQDNSDESVLRTHEPLYSWSHPVNLQTVKLGQATIQFSLLGLIPLRTVHVDVLPTLKLVPGGHSIGVVLHSQGVIVVGHSPILTAEGKYETPAKDNGLLVGDVIVSLNGTPVQSDSQVAEMIDQSGKDGKSVDLLVKRGDSRIHLSVQPVLCTDTKRYRIGLFVRDSAAGVGTLTYYDPVSKNYGALGHIITDNDTNQPIDCEQGKIVAATVSGIQQGRRGQPGEKIGVFIDEDKLLGTIQKNTNFGIDGTLAEDLGNPLYPDAIPVGSMSQVQLGSAEMLTVVDGQKIEKFSIEIQKINIQDVPEGKGLVIKVTDDRLLEKTGGIVQGMSGSPILQNGKIIGAVTHVFVHDPTKGYGCFIDWMLMEGGLIPKREQQTARRLFTGVFDEPQESDLEAS; this is encoded by the coding sequence GTGATTTTATTTTTGAAAAATAGGCGACGAGCGATTACGGGAGTCATTCTGATTCTTTTCATATGCATATTTTGCTGTTCACCTCAGTTCCAAAGTGTTTATAAAATGCCACCCAATATGCGGGTCCTTGAAGGAGAACAAACGTCAATTGATGTTGACTTTCCCCTGGCTGTTGCAGTGAATCAAGACAATTCGGATGAAAGTGTCTTGAGAACTCATGAGCCTCTCTATTCTTGGTCCCATCCGGTAAATTTGCAAACGGTGAAGTTAGGTCAAGCAACGATTCAATTTTCTTTACTTGGACTGATTCCATTGCGTACCGTTCATGTGGATGTATTACCAACACTCAAGCTTGTTCCTGGTGGGCATTCCATTGGTGTTGTTCTACATTCGCAAGGCGTGATTGTTGTCGGTCATTCTCCTATTTTGACAGCGGAGGGAAAATATGAAACACCAGCTAAAGACAATGGCTTATTAGTAGGCGATGTCATTGTGAGTTTAAATGGCACGCCAGTCCAAAGTGATTCACAAGTTGCCGAGATGATTGATCAGAGTGGAAAGGACGGAAAGAGTGTCGATTTACTTGTTAAACGGGGCGATTCGAGGATTCATTTATCCGTACAACCTGTGCTCTGTACCGATACGAAACGATACCGCATTGGATTGTTTGTCAGGGATAGTGCGGCTGGAGTGGGTACGTTGACTTATTATGACCCTGTTTCAAAGAATTATGGCGCTTTAGGTCATATTATTACCGATAATGATACAAATCAACCGATTGACTGTGAACAAGGAAAAATTGTTGCAGCAACTGTTTCTGGTATTCAGCAGGGACGTCGCGGTCAACCGGGTGAGAAAATCGGCGTATTCATTGATGAAGATAAATTATTAGGCACCATTCAAAAAAATACAAATTTCGGTATTGACGGTACTTTGGCTGAAGATTTGGGCAACCCGCTTTATCCTGATGCAATACCTGTGGGGTCCATGAGTCAGGTTCAATTGGGGAGTGCGGAAATGCTGACCGTTGTTGATGGACAAAAGATTGAAAAATTCTCCATTGAAATTCAAAAAATTAACATTCAAGATGTTCCTGAAGGCAAAGGATTAGTGATAAAAGTAACGGATGACAGGTTGCTCGAAAAAACGGGGGGCATTGTTCAGGGGATGAGCGGCAGCCCGATTTTACAAAATGGGAAAATTATTGGTGCTGTCACGCATGTCTTTGTTCATGATCCTACAAAAGGTTATGGGTGTTTTATTGACTGGATGTTGATGGAAGGCGGATTGATTCCCAAGCGGGAACAGCAAACAGCCAGAAGACTCTTCACGGGAGTTTTTGACGAACCGCAGGAAAGTGACCTTGAAGCCTCATAA